A window of the Drosophila simulans strain w501 chromosome 2L, Prin_Dsim_3.1, whole genome shotgun sequence genome harbors these coding sequences:
- the LOC120284240 gene encoding uncharacterized protein LOC120284240, with protein MEPSTSICYFVCPVRREFVEDTELRRNMQFEDKFCTILMWHLRHANYPYLCVGVRRWRRHHKIVNFLYLKSRKLAILFCFCGACLLLSVALKDLRAWRQEYGIAYLYLLVCLVFGK; from the exons atggagccgtccactagcatctgctactttgtctgtccg gTTAGGAGAGAATTCGTCGAAGATACAGAACTGAggagaaatatgcaatttgaGGACAAGTTTTGCACCATATTGATGTGGCATCTGCGCCACGCAAATTATCCTTATTTATGCGTTGGCGtcaggagatggagacggcatcataaaattgtcaactttttgtatttaaaatcgcgaaagttggcgattttgttttgcttttgcggtgCCTGTCTCTTATTGTCGGTTGCGTTGAAGGATTTACGTGCGTGGCGTCAGGAGTATGGAATCgcatatctgtatctgcttgTTTGCCTG gttttcgGAAAATAA